The window TAAACTTAAAGTATAAGGGGCCGGGATTACCAATGGATAGACCAATTCCGGTAGAAATCAACGTTTAATTCTCCCTCCGGTTCCTCCGGTGAATAGGAGCCGCTGTTGACTCCTGTTTCCAAGAGATCGGGGCGGGATTCATCCTGGTTGTTCGTGGCGGTCACCCCCAGTGTTTTTTTAGTTAGGGTGTGTGAATTTGATTTTGTTTATACATATCCAGAAATTTTTTCAAGGTCGAAAATGTTCCGGGTGTGCATGAACTGAGCAACAAACATACCTAAAAAGGAAAAGACCAGGGTTCGAAGGAGTACCCTGTTATTTTTTCCTTTTTCTGAGTAGGCGACTTGAACGGCCAGACGGTCTGCTAGAGAAGGAACCGGGCTTTGGCCTAGGACGGAAGGCCACCGGAAAAGCATAGGTTTCAAGGGTAAATAATTACCGGCACAGAAGGCCTGCTTCAGCTCCCGTAAAAATAGATAAGGAGCCACAAGGCGTGCCTGGAATCCGAGATATACTGGTGTTCAGTTATGGTAAGCCCCTTATTTTTAAACTGAATTTTTATGATCATTGCGGGAGGGAAATGGATGAAGGATAGTCAAGATGCCAATTATTTAAAAAATAATGGCCTGGAGGTTACCGATATGCAGGAAGGGAAAGTTTTTTGGGTTAAATTTCCCACCGGTTATCGCATCATTATGGATGCGGACGAATTAAACCGCCTGGCCAAATTTTTTGAACTGCACAAGGATAAAGGGCCTGGAGTCATTGAGATGTTGTTTCGCAGCAGTACAGCCTAGCATTTTACTTTTTAAGTTTAGCGGATGAATTTTTTTAATATGGTTGACAGTTAACGGGTAGATTGGTAAACTAATGTCATCAATTTTATATCTGTGCTCTTATCCTGAGAGGTGGAGGGACTGGCCCTATGAAACCCGGCAACCATCCGGAAATATCCCGGACAGGTGCTAATTCCTGCAGGAGATGATCATCTTCTGGCAGATAAGAGGTGTGCAACGCGATGATTAGCGAAGCCTCTTCTGTTAAGGAGAGGCTTTCATGATTGGTGGGGCAAGGAGCACGAAAGGAGGACAAAAATGAGTGTTGAACGTACCTATGCGGAAATTAATGCCCGCATCAGGGCAGGTAAAGCGGTGGTTTTAACCGCGGAGGAAGTCATTGGCAAAGTCCGGGAACAGGGTCTGGCGAAAACAGCGGCTGAAGTGGATGTGGTCACCACAGGAACCTTTGGGCCCATGTGTTCTTCCGGTGCTTTTTTAAACTTTGGTCACTCTTCTCCCCGTATGAGAATGCAAAAAGTATCCCTCAATAATGTTCCGGCCTATACCGGCATTGCCGCTGTGGATGCCTATATTGGCGTTACCGAGATACCCGAAGATGATCCGGCCAATAATAACTTTCCCGGAGAGTTCCGCTATGGCGGCGGCCATGTCATTGAAGATCTGGTAAGCCATAAGCCGGTAAAGCTGAAGGCGCTGTCCTATGGTACCGATTGCTATCCGCGCAAGGAAATTGAAACAACCATTACCTTGGATGACATGAATGAAGCCATTTTATTTAACCCGCGCAACGCCTATCAGAATTATAACTGCGCGGTAAACTTAAGCGAAAAGACTATTTATACTTATATGGGTACGTTAAAACCCCGGCTAGGCAATGCAACCTATTCCACTTCCGGACAATTAAGCCCCTTGATGAAAGATCCTAACTTTGCCACCATTGGCATTGGCACCCGCATCTTCCTGGGGGGCGGTATTGGCTATGTGGTCTGGAACGGCACCCAGCACTTCCCGGGATGGTTAAAGGATGCTGAAGGGAATATTGTGGGCTCTGCCGGCGGCACTCTCTCTGTACTGGGAGATTTAAAACAAATGAAACCCCAGTGGCTTAGAGGTACCAGCTACCAGGGATACGGAGCCACCCTCACCGTTGGTTTAGGGATTCCCATCCCCATTTTAAATGAAGAGATTCTTCGTTTTGCTGCCTTATCCGATGAAGAACTGCATGCCCCGGTGGTGGATTACAGCGATAACTACCCCAACCGGGTTGGCGGCAACCTTGGGCTGGTGAGCTATGCTCAACTGAAATCCGGTAAAATTACCGTACAAGGTCAAGAGATTCCCACGGTGCCCCTTTCCAGTTACCCGAAAGCCAGGGAGATTGCCCGCACCTTGAAGGAATGGATACAAAAGGGAGACTTTTTACTGGGAGAACCGGTTCAATTGCTTCCCGGACCCGAT is drawn from Desulforamulus ruminis DSM 2154 and contains these coding sequences:
- a CDS encoding homocysteine biosynthesis protein, yielding MSVERTYAEINARIRAGKAVVLTAEEVIGKVREQGLAKTAAEVDVVTTGTFGPMCSSGAFLNFGHSSPRMRMQKVSLNNVPAYTGIAAVDAYIGVTEIPEDDPANNNFPGEFRYGGGHVIEDLVSHKPVKLKALSYGTDCYPRKEIETTITLDDMNEAILFNPRNAYQNYNCAVNLSEKTIYTYMGTLKPRLGNATYSTSGQLSPLMKDPNFATIGIGTRIFLGGGIGYVVWNGTQHFPGWLKDAEGNIVGSAGGTLSVLGDLKQMKPQWLRGTSYQGYGATLTVGLGIPIPILNEEILRFAALSDEELHAPVVDYSDNYPNRVGGNLGLVSYAQLKSGKITVQGQEIPTVPLSSYPKAREIARTLKEWIQKGDFLLGEPVQLLPGPDAGIMAKTLEIK